Proteins from one Coffea arabica cultivar ET-39 chromosome 8c, Coffea Arabica ET-39 HiFi, whole genome shotgun sequence genomic window:
- the LOC113705656 gene encoding zinc transporter 4, chloroplastic has protein sequence MSFIEDILPLIELKGITGKSRAFAGSFLQDLSQSMANTTCTSHDSELDSCRDEGTAFTLKMVAIAAILFAGVCGVAIPLVGKKRRFLGTDSNLFVAAKAFAGGVILATGFVHMLPDATSNLTDSCLPEIPWSKFPFSGFIAMMAALGTLLIEFIGTQYYERKQGKESQIVRVDSVDMESGIVPAENEGLNGKVFGEEEGGGMHIVGMHAHAAHHRHSHPQEQGACAGNKRSHSHSHEIDDGNEEGSKRHVVVSQVLELGIVSHSVIIGLSLGVSQSPCTIRPLIGALSFHQFFEGFALGGCISQAQFKTVHATIMACFFAITTPLGIAVGTGISTSYNPNSPRALIIEGIFDSISAGILVYMALVDLIAADFLSKRMSCNTRLQVASYIALFLGAGLMSLLALWA, from the exons ATGTCATTCATTGAG GATATATTGCCTTTGATTGAGTTGAAGGGAATTACCGGGAAGTCTCGGGCTTTTGCAG GCTCCTTTCTGCAGGACCTCTCTCAATCCATGGCAAACACGACCTGTACCAGTCATGATTCTGAATTGGACAGCTGCCGAGATGAGGGAACAGCATTCACCTTGAAAATGGTGGCGATTGCAGCAATCCTTTTTGCTGGGGTATGCGGTGTTGCAATACCCTTAGTTGGTAAGAAACGTAGGTTCCTTGGAACAGATTCCAACCTTTTTGTCGCAGCCAAGGCCTTTGCAGGTGGCGTCATTCTCGCTACAGGTTTTGTGCACATGTTGCCAGATGCCACGTCAAATTTGACCGACTCTTGTCTGCCTGAAATTCCATGGTCAAAATTTCCATTTTCTGGATTTATAGCAATGATGGCGGCATTGGGGACTCTTCTGATTGAGTTCATCGGAACCCAGTACTATGAGCGTAAACAAGGGAAAGAAAGCCAAATTGTGCGGGTTGATTCAGTGGACATGGAGTCAGGAATTGTTCCGGCGGAGAATGAAGGTTTGAATGGGAAAGTGTTTGGTGAAGAAGAAGGTGGTGGCATGCACATTGTGGGGATGCATGCACATGCAGCACATCATAGACATAGCCACCCTCAAGAGCAAGGAGCTTGTGCTGGAAATAAGAGGAGTCATTCACATTCACATGAGATAGATGATGGGAATGAAGAAGGTAGTAAGAGGCATGTAGTTGTTTCACAG GTCTTGGAATTGGGGATAGTATCACACTCCGTGATCATTGGGCTCTCTCTTGGAGTGTCACAAAGTCCATGTACCATAAGACCCTTGATTGGGGCATTATCATTCCACCAGTTCTTTGAAGGGTTTGCTCTTGGAGGCTGCATCTCTCAGGCCCAGTTTAAAACCGTCCATGCTACCATAATGGCATGTTTTTTCGCCATCACAACCCCACTGGGGATTGCAGTGGGGACTGGGATTTCTACTAGTTACAATCCAAACAGTCCAAGAGCCTTGATCATTGAAGGCATCTTTGATTCTATATCTGCTGGCATTCTTGTTTACATGGCCTTAGTTGATCTAATTGCTGCTGACTTTTTGAGTAAGAGAATGAGCTGCAATACAAGACTTCAAGTGGCTTCTTATATTGCACTGTTTTTGGGTGCAGGGTTGATGTCCTTGCTTGCACTTTGGGCTTAA
- the LOC113706674 gene encoding glycine dehydrogenase (decarboxylating), mitochondrial, with the protein MDRARKLANRAILKRLVSEAKQRRGNGEANELLSAPSPFYRPSRYVSSLSPCSFQGQYQRTYVNPKKNAFLHSGIGQVRFVSVEALKPSDTFPRRHNSATPEEQIKMVENCGFPSLDSLIDATVPKSIRLDGMTFSKFDEGLTEAQMIDHMQKLASKNKVFKSYIGMGYYNTFVPPVILRNLLENPAWYTQYTPYQAEISQGRLESLLNYQTMIADLTGLPMSNASLLDEGTAAAEAMAMCNNIQKGKKKTFIIATNCHPQTIDVCKTRAEGFDLKLVVSDIKDIDYKSGDVCGVLIQYPGTEGEVVDYEGFVKNAHANGVKVVMASDLLALTVLKPPGEFDADIVVGSAQRFGVPMGYGGPHAAFLATSQEYKRMMPGRIIGVSVDSSGKPALRMAMQTREQHIRRDKATSNICTAQALLANMAAMYAVYHGPEGLKTIAHRVHGLAATFAAGLKKLGTAEVQDLPFFDTVKVKVADSRAIADLAYKNEINLRIVDKNTITVSFDETTTLEDVDKLFQVFSGGKPVAFTAATLAPEVQNKIPAGLLRESPFLTHPIFNSYHTEHELLRYLHRLQSKDLSLCHSMIPLGSCTMKLNATTEMMPVTWPSFANIHPFAPTGQAEGYQEMFKDLGELLCTITGFDSFSLQPNAGASGEYAGLMVIRAYHQSRGDHHRNVCIIPLSAHGTNPASAAMCGMKIVPVGTDSKGNINIEELRKAAEANKENLAALMVTYPSTHGVYEEGIDEICKIIHDNGGQVYMDGANMNAQVGLTSPGFIGADVCHLNLHKTFCIPHGGGGPGMGPIGVKKHLAPFLPSHPVIPTGGIPAPGKSQPLGSISAAPWGSALILPISYTYIAMMGSKGLTEASKIAILNANYMAKRLENYYPVLFRGVNGTVAHEFIIDLRGFKHTAGIEPEDVAKRLMDYGFHGPTMSWPVPGTLMVEPTESESKAELDRFCDALISIREEIAQIEKGKFDLHNNVLKSAPHPPSLLMANVWTKPYSREYAAFPAPWLRTAKFWPTTERVDNVYGDRNLVCTLLPAAQVVEEEKAATA; encoded by the exons ATGGACCGTGCAAGAAAGCTTGCCAACAGGGCCATTCTGAAACGGCTGGTTTCAGAAGCAAAGCAGCGTAGAGGCAATGGAGAAGCCAATGAATTGTTGTCAGCTCCTTCACCATTTTATAGGCCTTCAAGGTATGTTTCCTCGCTGTCTCCTTGTTCGTTCCAAGGTCAATATCAAAGGACTTATGTCAATCcgaaaaaaaatgcatttttgcatTCTGGGATTGGCCAAGTTCGATTTGTTTCTGTTGAGGCACTGAAACCAAGTGATACATTTCCACGCCGCCATAACTCTGCAACCCCTGAAGAACAAATCAAAATGGTTGAGAATTGTGGATTCCCCAGTCTTGATTCGCTTATTGACGCCACTGTGCCTAAATCTATCAGGCTTGATGGTATGACGTTTAGTAAGTTTGATGAGGGATTAACTGAGGCTCAAATGATTGATCACATGCAAAAGTTAGCATCTAAGAACAAAGTTTTTAAGTCATATATTGGAATGGGATACTATAATACCTTTGTTCCGCCTGTTATTTTGAGGAATCTCCTGGAAAATCCTGCTTGGTATACTCAGTATACTCCCTATCAGGCTGAGATTTCGCAGGGACGTCTTGAATCCCTGCTGAATTATCAGACCATGATTGCGGATCTTACTGGATTGCCTATGTCTAATGCATCTTTACTAGATGAAGGAACTGCTGCAGCTGAGGCTATGGCTATGTGTAATAACATccagaaaggaaaaaagaaaacttttatcattgctactaattgTCATCCGCAGACTATTGATGTTTGTAAGACTAGGGCTGAAGGTTTTGATCTCAAACTGGTTGTCTCCGATATTAAGGATATTGATTACAAGTCTGGGGATGTTTGTGGGGTTTTAATACAGTATCCTGGCACTGAGGGTGAGGTTGTGGATTATGAGGGGTTTGTTAAGAATGCTCATGCTAATGGTGTGAAGGTTGTCATGGCATCCGATCTTTTGGCTTTGACAGTGTTGAAGCCTCCTGGCGAATTTGATGCTGATATTGTTGTTGGCTCAGCTCAGAGGTTTGGTGTCCCAATGGGATATGGTGGTCCTCATGCAGCTTTCCTAGCTACGTCCCAAGAGTACAAGAGGATGATGCCTGGAAGAATTATTGGTGTCAGTGTGGATTCTTCTGGAAAACCAGCACTAAGAATGGCTATGCAGACAAGAGAGCAACACATCCGCAGGGACAAGGCTACCAGCAACATTTGTACAGCTCAG GCATTGCTTGCCAACATGGCTGCTATGTATGCTGTCTATCATGGACCTGAAGGGCTAAAAACAATTGCCCACAGGGTTCATGGTCTTGCTGCGACATTTGCTGCTGGACTGAAAAAACTTGGTACAGCAGAGGTGCAGGATCTACCCTTCTTTGACACAGTGAAGGTAAAGGTTGCGGATTCACGTGCAATTGCTGATCTGGCTTACAAGAATGAGATCAATTTGAGGATTGTGGACAAGAATACT ATTACTGTTTCTTTTGATGAAACAACAACTTTAGAAGATGTGGACAAACTGTTTCAAGTCTTTTCAGGTGGCAAGCCT GTGGCATTCACTGCTGCAACTCTTGCACCTGAGGTTCAGAATAAAATCCCTGCTGGGCTTTTAAGGGAGAGCCCATTCTTGACTCATCCTATCTTCAACTC GTATCACACAGAGCATGAATTGCTCAGATACCTTCATAGGCTACAATCAAAGGATCTTTCATTGTGCCATAGTATGATTCCTTTGGGATCTTGTACAATGAAACTGAACGCTACAACAGAAATGATGCCAGTGACTTGGCCTAGCTTTGCAAATATCCACCCTTTTGCCCCTACTGGACAGGCTGAGGGTTATCAG GAAATGTTCAAGGACTTGGGAGAACTTTTGTGCACAATAACTGGCTTTGACTCTTTCTCATTGCAACCTAATGCTGGTGCTTCTGGCGAGTATGCAGGGTTGATGGTTATTCGTGCATATCATCAG TCAAGAGGAGACCATCACCGAAATGTATGCATCATACCTTTATCAGCCCATGGAACCAACCCTGCAAGTGCTGCAATGTGTGGCATGAAAATTGTTCCTGTTGGAACTGATTCAAAGGGAAACATTAACATTGAAGAGTTACGCAAGGCTGCTGAAGCAAATAAGGAGAACCTAGCTGCTCTTATG GTTACATACCCTTCAACACATGGTGTTTACGAGGAAGGTATTGATGAGATCTGTAAGATTATTCATGACAACGGTGGTCAAGTTTACATGGATGGAGCCAACATGAATGCTCAG GTTGGTCTGACCAGTCCAGGTTTTATTGGTGCTGATGTGTGCCATCTGAATCTTCACAAAACCTTTTGCATCCCACACGGTGGAGGTGGTCCTGGCATGGGTCCAATTGGTGTGAAGAAACACCTGGCACCATTTCTGCCATCACATCCTGTG ATACCTACTGGAGGTATACCAGCCCCTGGAAAAAGCCAGCCCCTAGGTTCAATTTCTGCTGCACCCTGGGGCTCTGCACTCATTTTGCCAATTTCATACACATATATTGCTATGATGGGTTCTAAAGGACTTACAGAAGCATCAAAGATAGCCATCTTGAATGCAAACTACATGGCAAAGCGTCTTGAG AATTACTACCCTGTTCTTTTCCGTGGTGTCAATGGAACAGTTGCCCATGAGTTCATTATTGATTTGAGGGGCTTTAAG CACACTGCTGGAATAGAGCCTGAAGATGTTGCTAAACGTCTTATGGACTATGGGTTCCATGGACCAACAATGTCGTGGCCGGTTCCAGGCACTCTTATGGTTGAACCAACTGAAAGCGAAAGCAAG GCAGAGTTAGACAGATTTTGTGATGCCCTTATCTCAATAAGAGAAGAAATTGCCCAAATTGAGAAAGGAAAATTTGATTTGCACAACAATGTTCTCAAG TCTGCTCCCCATCCACCCTCCCTACTCATGGCTAATGTATGGACAAAACCTTACTCACGGGAATATGCTGCCTTCCCAGCTCCTTGGCTGAGGACTGCAAAATTCTGGCCAACGACAG AACGTGTTGATAATGTCTATGGTGATCGCAACCTTGTGTGCACCCTTCTTCCAGCAGCACAAGTTGTTGAGGAAGAGAAGGCTGCTACTGCTTAA
- the LOC113707283 gene encoding probable beta-1,3-galactosyltransferase 12, whose product MPRTHSHLPLSTSDEYSKTGKTKRPLQIPSRPRTPLPITVISALCFLIGVAGISLFLLAVLRPRPAPVFRCGRIQDTFRAFYSLSSAWRLGGGDSGVGNATGMERRKLLGFVGIQTGFSSADRREALRSTWLPSEPEGLLRLEQATGLAFRFVIGRSKDTKKMAELEKEIEKFQDFMIIDVEEEYFKLPYKTLAFFKAAFELFEADYFVKADDDIYLRPDRLATLLAKERTHKLSYIGCMKKGPVITDPKLKWYEKSGHLIGNEYFLHAYGPIYVLSAEVVASLAIARNNSLRMFNNEDVTIGSWMLAMNVDHEDNRAICDPRCTPTSIAVWDIPKCSGLCNPVTRMKELHNTSMCSKSPTLPPDDR is encoded by the exons ATGCCCCGTACACACTCTCACCTGCCACTCTCCACTTCCGACGAGTACTCCAAGACCGGAAAGACTAAAAGGCCCCTTCAAATCCCATCCCGACCTCGGACTCCCCTGCCCATTACCGTAATTTCAGCTCTTTGCTTCCTCATCGGCGTTGCCGGAATCAGCCTCTTTCTCCTCGCCGTCCTCCGCCCCAGGCCCGCTCCAGTCTTCCGCTGTGGCCGCATTCAGGACACTTTCAGGGCCTTCTATTCTCTTTCCAGCGCTTGGCGACTCGGAGGAGGAGACTCCGGCGTCGGAAATGCCACTGGCATGGAGCGGCGGAAGCTTCTTGGGTTCGTCGGAATTCAGACGGGGTTTTCCTCGGCAGATCGCCGGGAGGCCTTGAGGAGTACTTGGCTCCCTTCTGAGCCTGAGGGTCTTCTTAG ATTGGAGCAAGCTACTGGTTTGGCATTTAGATTTGTCATTGGACGATCAAAAGACACAAAGAAGATGGCTGAGCTTGAGAAAGAGATTGAGAAGTTTCAGGATTTTATGATCATTGATGTGGAGGAAGAGTATTTCAAACTGCCATACAAAAC GTTAGCATTCTTCAAGGCTGCCTTTGAGTTATTTGAAGCTGACTATTTTGTCAAGGCTGATGATGATATATATCTTCGTCCGG ATCGACTTGCAACACTATTGGCTAAGGAGAGAACCCATAAACTCAGTTATATTGGCTGCATGAAGAAGGGACCTGTGATTACTGACCCAAAACTGAAGTG GTATGAGAAATCTGGACATCTAATTGGAAATGAATACTTCCTGCATGCTTACGGTCCTATCTATGTTCTTTCTGCAGAGGTGGTCGCATCCCTGGCAATTGCAAGAAATAACAG CTTGAGAATGTTTAATAATGAGGATGTCACAATTGGCTCGTGGATGCTTGCTATGAATGTTGACCATGAAGATAATAGAGCAATATGTGATCCTCGATGTACTCCAACATCAATCGCAGTTTGGGATATCCCAAAATGCTCAG GTCTCTGCAATCCAGTTACGAGGATGAAGGAGCTTCATAACACCAGCATGTGTTCTAAAAGTCCCACATTGCCACCTGATGATAGATAG